One Nematostella vectensis chromosome 10, jaNemVect1.1, whole genome shotgun sequence genomic window carries:
- the LOC5512222 gene encoding amine oxidase [flavin-containing] produces MDENHANHTEELRADIIVIGGGISGLCAAKLLQQGHGVDTLVLEARDRVGGRTETLVDPRFKYTDLGGAYVGPTQNRILRVAKELGVETYQVFFEGKVSEYLGGSRRFYSGEMSTWNPIAILDYYSMVKRIGNMCKQISVDAPWNTPQALEWDRMTVEEFFEKMCLTNYCKKRMVQIYHDAMAAEPWNMSLLYYLWYLKSGDGMLRVAGVENAGQERKFVGGSQQISNKLKERLGDRVILNSSVVKIAQDEDHVVVTCENGKSYKAQYVISAMPQALLNQVSFNPPLPALKNQLIQRIPMGSVIKTITFYDKPFWREKGLNGCVIADSESGPVQAGLDDTKPDGSHPALMGFIIGDQALSMCQMTQEERKKAVCAQYAKIFNCEEALHPCCYIEKNWLAEKYSGGCYVSVVPCGILTKFRDTLTLPVGRVHFAGTETATIWCGYMDGAVQAGERAAREILHKMGKIPSNMINQEEPPSQEVVAMPCTLTAFERCLPSVPTAVTAILLGGILIARYLRAI; encoded by the exons ATGGATGAAAATCATGCTAACCACACGGAAGAGCTCCGTGCagatattattgttattgggGGTGGTATTAGCGGCTTATGCGCTGCTAAACTCCTACAGCAAGGTCATGGAGTCGACACGCTTGTATTGGAGGCGAGAGATCGTGTTGGAGGACGAACCGAAACTTTGGTGGATCCACGATTCAAATACACAGACCTTGGCGGAGCGTACGTAGGCCCGACACAGAACCGAATACTTCGGGTCGCTAAAGAGCTAGGAGTAGAGACATACCAGGTGTTCTTCGAGGGGAAAGTCTCGGAATACTTGGGTGGCTCAAGGAGATTCTACAGCGGGGAAATGTCGACTTGGAACCCAATAGCGATTTTGGATTACTATAGTATGGTCAAACGTATTGGTAATATGTGTAAGCAGATCAGCGTGGATGCCCCTTGGAACACACCCCAAGCGCTTGAGTGGGATCGCATGACTGTAGAAGAGTTCTTTGAGAAGATGTGCTTGACAAACTACTGTAAGAAGCGGATGGTGCAAATCTACCATGATGCCATGGCCGCTGAGCCGTGGAACATGTCTTTGCtatactatctgtggtacctTAAATCAGGGGATGGGATGTTGAGGGTTGCAGGAGTGGAAAACGCAGGGCAAGAGAGGAAGTTTGTTGGGGGTTCCCAGCAAATAAGCAATAAGCTAAAAGAGAGGCTTGGAGACAGG GTGATTTTAAATAGTTCAGTGGTCAAAATAGCTCAGGATGAAGATCATGTAGTTGTGACCTGTGAGAACGGCAAGTCTTATAAAGCCCAATACGTCATCAGCGCCATGCCTCAAGCTCTACTAAACCAGGTGTCATTCAATCCTCCTCTTCCTGCCTTGAAAAACCAGCTGATTCAGCGCATCCCCATGGGCTCAGTAATCAAGACCATCACTTTTTATGACAAGCCTTTCTGGAGGGAAAAGGGGCTCAATGGGTGTGTGATAGCAGATTCTGAGTCTGGACCTGTTCAAGCTGGACTGGATGACACCAAACCTGATGGATCACATCCTGCACTCATGGG ATTTATCATCGGCGACCAAGCTCTCAGCATGTGTCAGATGACGCAAGAGGAAAGGAAGAAAGCAGTGTGTGCTCAGTATGCGAAGATCTTTAACTGTGAGGAAGCCCTCCATCCCTGTTGTTACATCGAAAAGAACTGGCTGGCAGAGAAGTACTCAGGGGGGTGCTATGTCAGTGTCGTGCCCTGTGGCATCCTGACAAAGTTCAGGGACACCCTCACCTTGCCTGTAGGGAGAGTTCACTTTGCAGGCACAGAGACAGCCACTATTTGGTGTG GCTATATGGATGGTGCAGTGCAAGCCGGCGAGAGAGCAGCTCGTGAAATACTCCACAAGATGGGAAAAATACCAAGCAACATGATCAACCAGGAGGAACCCCCTTCTCAGGAGGTGGTTGCCATGCCCTGCACCCTTACCGCCTTTGAGAGATGCCTGCCGTCCGTACCTACTGCGGTTACAGCTATTCTACTTGGTGGAATTTTGATTGCTAGGTATTTGAGAGCCATCTAA
- the LOC5512250 gene encoding SNW domain-containing protein 1 has protein sequence MVSLASILPSPVNVAYEERNEDDELERAYNQLNVSAGSKKDPPPYGRRKGWIPRKLEDFGDGGAFPEIHVAQFPLDMGRARKAKSSNAIPVQLDAQGRVKYDAIVKQSQKKDKVVHSRFTDLVPAHLKEDGESDLMLPDEEEVKSVTDKTREALEKVVNSKIAAAQPAKAAERPQAAQYIRYTPSQQGAAFNSGAKQRVIRMVEMQKDPMEPPRFKTNKKIPRGPPSPPAPVMHSPNRKVTVKEQQDWKIPPCISNWKNARGYTIPLDKRLAADGRGLQDPHINDKFAKLAEALYIADRKAREAVEMRAQLEKKVAQKEKEKQEKKLRELATKTREERAGIKAAVDRSEEEQERDQLRYERHKERERDRRISKAAPDKRSKLARDKERDISEQIALGGARGAASEEAMFDQRLYNRSKGMDSGFGDDDAYNVYDKAWRQGASTASSIYRPSKGIVDKDIYGDDLEKLVKTDRFQPDKEFAGTDHGQRRDGPVQFEKEEEDPFGLDKFLTQAKKGKRTIDEPRSRDHESRSKRKR, from the coding sequence ATGGTGTCGCTAGCAAGTATTCTTCCCTCGCCTGTGAACGTGGCTTATGAGGAAAGAAACGAGGATGACGAACTCGAACGAGCGTACAACCAACTCAATGTTTCGGCGGGCTCAAAGAAAGACCCACCGCCGTATGGTCGAAGGAAGGGATGGATTCCTCGAAAGCTAGAGGACTTTGGAGATGGTGGAGCCTTCCCAGAGATTCATGTAGCTCAGTTTCCACTAGACATGGGACGAGCGAGGAAAGCTAAGTCGTCTAACGCGATTCCTGTACAGTTAGATGCTCAGGGTCGAGTAAAATATGACGCGATCGTAAAACAATCGCAAAAGAAAGACAAAGTAGTTCATTCTCGCTTCACAGATCTTGTACCCGCACATCTAAAGGAAGACGGGGAGTCGGATCTAATGCTACCAGACGAAGAAGAAGTTAAAAGTGTTACCGATAAAACGAGAGAAGCCCTGGAGAAAGTTGTCAACTCGAAAATTGCTGCTGCCCAACCAGCCAAAGCAGCCGAGCGACCGCAAGCGGCTCAATACATCCGATACACGCCGTCCCAACAAGGGGCCGCCTTTAACTCCGGCGCTAAACAAAGGGTAATCAGGATGGTTGAAATGCAAAAAGATCCCATGGAACCACCGAGATTCAAGACCAACAAAAAGATCCCCAGAGGACCCCCCTCACCTCCCGCCCCTGTGATGCATTCTCCCAACCGTAAGGTGACAGTAAAGGAGCAACAAGATTGGAAAATCCCACCATGTATCTCAAACTGGAAAAACGCTAGGGGCTACACCATTCCTTTAGACAAGCGCCTGGCTGCTGATGGCAGAGGGCTGCAAGACCCACACATTAATGACAAGTTCGCAAAGCTCGCCGAGGCTTTGTACATAGCTGACCGCAAAGCTCGTGAGGCAGTGGAAATGCGAGCACAGCTAGAGAAGAAGGTGGCACAGAAGGAGAAAGAAAAGCAGGAGAAAAAGCTTCGAGAGTTGGCCACAAAGACAAGAGAAGAGAGAGCTGGAATCAAGGCAGCAGTCGACAGGTCTGAGGAGGAACAAGAACGAGACCAGTTGCGTTATGAAAGGCACAAGGAGCGTGAGAGAGACCGCCGTATCTCCAAGGCTGCCCCAGACAAGCGATCAAAGCTGGCCAGAGATAAGGAGCGTGATATCAGTGAGCAGATTGCACTGGGTGGTGCACGAGGTGCTGCATCTGAAGAAGCTATGTTTGACCAGAGACTTTATAACCGCTCAAAAGGAATGGACTCTGGATTTGGAGATGATGATGCCTATAATGTTTATGACAAAGCTTGGCGCCAAGGAGCAAGCACAGCATCCTCTATATATCGCCCATCCAAGGGTATTGTGGACAAAGACATCTATGGCGATGACCTTGAGAAGTTGGTCAAAACTGACAGATTCCAGCCTGACAAAGAGTTTGCTGGCACAGACCATGGTCAACGTCGTGATGGTCCTGTTCAGTTTGAGAAAGAAGAGGAAGATCCTTTTGGACTGGATAAATTTCTTACACAAGCCAAGAAGGGAAAGAGGACAATAGATGAACCAAGGTCAAGAGATCACGAAAGCCGCTCTAAGAGAAAGCGCTGA